The genomic segment AGTTAGGACTCGACCTCAAACATCCTCACCCCTAGTCCATTGTGTTTCACAGCTCTCTCTGTCATATTGCCAACTCATGGTATTTCCTGAGCAGGATTTATTTGGTTGAGATGTCAAAAAGGACCCTCTTACACACTTTGACATGGTGGCCTCACCTTAGCAGAACTTTGTCAATGGAAGGCTCAGGTAGAGACTTAGTGCGGAGTGGTTGGCTGGTACTGGGCTATGACTCCGGGCTGTTTGCTTTCATGTTAAATGTGACTTGATCTTCTGTGCAGGTGGATAAACACATTCGGAGGCTTGATGCAGACCTGGCACGCTTTGAAGCAGACCTGAAAGACAAGCTGGAGGGTAGCGACTTTGAGAGCTCTGGAGGACGAGGGTTAAAAAGCAAGTCtatccatttttctttattctgttacTTTTAACTATGGAGTTTTGAAGAATTGTCTGATAAATATGTTAGGAACCTGTCAGTAAATATCGTATTTGGGTAAACCTTGTCCTGCTTTAATGAATTCTGTGACAGTAATTGAGTCTTCATTGTCTTTCAGAAGGTCGaagccagaaagaaaagagaagttcCCGGGGGCGAGGCAGAAGGACCTCAGAAGAAGACActccaaagaaaaagaagcatAAAGGAGGGTGAGGccttttgtcttttctatttttccccaAAGCACACCATTAGTATTTGCTAGATCTAAATACCAGTGACAGCCACCCTTGAGAAAGTGCTTACCACGCCCAGCATGGCTATAGTTCTGTGGACTTTTCGTGTGTCAGTCTGTCAGTCCCTTAAGCAGCCAGGGTGAGCAGCGTGGTAGGCAGTGGTTCCCAGGGAGTGCACCTGCCCCTGCCTGGTGGCCCATGTGCAAGAGCATCAGGCTGCATACACAGCCCCTTCTCTGAGCGTATGCCTGCCTCTCGAGTGACGTAACAGTGTGTATTCACAGTTGGGGCTAAGCCACTGTTTAGTAGCTGCCTGTGTATCAGTTGatcatttcatatataaatatattttgtatatattcattATTGTGATTGCATTTATTAAACACATGTGTCATTTAACTTGACCTTGAAGATGCTTCATTTAAAGCCTCCCgcctggtgccttcccctgtacTGTAGTGTTGCTTCTCAGAAGTATTTGGACTAAAGAGAATCTGGTAAAATGCCAGCTAGCTTCTGTGGAGATGATTCTGACAGTTATGGGGAGAGGTCTGAAGAGTTAGAtcttgaaagaaaaaggaaaatttttggTTATTAAACCTGGTGTTTAaactttcatcttttaaaaacaccCAGATGCCAGCCTTTGTATTGTAAAGCACTACAGGGATGCAGAACACGACACAGAGCAAGTGTAGTGTAATGAGTTGCTGTGAGGCATGTCCTTTGACATGCCTGTCGGGACCATAACCTCCTCACTCTGCCCCAAACCAACATAacccacatatatatatagtatgtgcCCTACTTGTTCTTTGTAGTTTTTTCCCCCACGAGTACACTCCTGGACATTAAACTTTGAGATGGGCTTGATtaaggaactagaggcccgatacgtGAGATTAGGCTGCGTGAGATTAGGCCTTCGCAGCCGCGGTGGTTGCCTTGATCCCGCGGCTACAGCCTCGGCTTCGTCCTGAAGGTCGTTGTGCTGTTcggccgttcagttgatttgcacattgcgcttttattattatagataatttacaTACAGCAAGATGTTCTCATTTTAAGTatatagtttgattttttttttaattatgagaaTTATTCGGGCTTTTTGTATCTTTTTGAGTCAGTTTTGGTAAATGTGTCTACAAAGATTTGTTGTTTCTTGTAAGTTGTCAGACTTACTGACATCAGGTTGTTTATAATATTGTGATTCTTCTGATGTAGGATTTGTGTAGATGACTGCTCTTTCAGACCTGACAGTGGTAATTTATGTCTTCTCTCATTTTGTCTTGATTGAGAactagcttttggtttcattgattccTACCCCCCCTcctgttttcttttgtatttagagagcgtagaaaggagggagggagggagagaaggagagagagaaagagagagagagagagagaaacatggatgtgagagtggcacatcaattggttgcctcctgcatgctccctgactTTGGGACTGGGGATTAAATctggaacccaggtatgtgcccttgaccaggaatctaacccgaGACCCATCAGTGTGCGGGCTGATACTCAAAccgctgagcaacactggccatggcACCCCTCTGTTTTCTAttgcatttatttctgctcttattatttccttcctactAAGCTACTTAAatttactttgctttttaaaaaatatatattcttattgatttcagagaggaagggagaggaagagagtgagagagaaacatcagtgatgagagggaaccattgattggctgcctcctgcacgttggactgagcctgcaacccaggcatgtgcccctgaccagaatcgaacctgggaccctttggtccacaggctgacactcgatctactgagccaaatcggccatgGCTTTCCTTTACTTTTTCTAGCTTTTTAAGATAGAAGTAGCTTAGATCTTTgatttttatatcttccttttcTAACAAGTATTTAAAGCTGTACGTTTTCTTATAATTTCGGTTTTAGCTACATCTCACaaattttgatatatatattttttaattccattaaaaatatttaaaattttccttggTGGTTTTTCTTTGACCCATAGCTTATGTGTGAGTAGATTTCTAAGTTTCCAAGTAATTTGGGGTTTTCCATATAACTTTCTGATttcaatttctatttttgttatgATCAGAGAACATTCTATAATTGAAATCTTCTACAGTTGATTAAGACTTGTGTTATGGGTTATGGTTTGTCTTGCTGAACATTCCATATccacttgaaaagaatatgtattttactgtcgttgggtggagtgttctataaatgtgaATTCAATGGCTAGGTTAATAGTGTTGTTCAGTTTTTTGTATTCTTACTGGTATTCTGTTTAGTTTATGAACTATTGAGAGAGGATTGTTGAAATCTCCAACTCTAATTATGGATTTATCTGTTTCTCCTTTCTGgtctgtcagtttttgcttcatgtattttgaagctctgttatTTGGTTCTACATGagtatttagtttttttttaaaaagtaattgactttttttttaatatatattttattgattttttacagagaggaagggagagagatagagagttagaaacatcgatgagagagaaacatcgatcagctgcctcctgcacactccccactggggatgcgcccgcaacccaggtacatgcccttgaccggaatcgaacccgggacccttcagtccgcaagccgacgctctatccactgagccaaaccggtttcggctgacttctttatcattatgaaatttatttctttattccttgTAATgttctttgttttgaagtctgctCTGTCTGATATTACTACAGCCCCTCCCACTGTCTGATGGTGAGTTTTTGATGGTGTATGTTTCCTTTTTCATCCTTTTACTTCCAACATGTGTATGTTTTTGTATTTAGAGTGGGTTTCTTGAAGGCAACAAGTAGTTGCATCTTGCTTTTTCATCTAATCTGATAATCTCCGCCTTTTCGTGCAATATTTAGATTGTTcagatgttgttgtttttttaacagaTGTTTAATATAAGAACCTACACACACATTTTTCCTTCCTGCTCCTGTTCTTGGTGTTATAGTCAGAATTTTTACTTCTACATGTGACAAGCCTCACAATATATCAGTGTTATTATTTCAGGTCAAACCATTGATTATCTTAAATAGATTTTAATCCATTGTATGCCATAAGCGTCCTTTTTAGGGGACTCCAATTACATGTATGTTATTTAGCTTGACATTTTCCCACAGATTACGGAGGCTCTGCTTATTTTCTTacctgtgtttttctttctgtgctcAGTTTAGacaatttctatttctttgtcttcAAGTGCTTTTCTCTTGGTATCTAATTGAATTTTAGTCTCCTTTAGTGAAtcattcatttaatatattttcttctcaagaaggtctatttgttttttttaattttcatttagttattttaaaaaatatatatatctttattgatttcagagaggaggggagagggagagagagatagaaacatcagtgatgagagggaaccattgattggctgtctcctgcacaccctacactggttatcaagcccgtaacccgtgcatgtgccctgggaatcaaaccgtgacctccgggttcataggttgatgctcaaccactgagccatgctggctgggctattagttattttttaaatgtttttattgctttttagagagagaggaaggaagagggagagagaaatagaaacatcgatgagagagaaatagggactggatgccccctagtggggattgagcccacatcacgggcatgtgccctgactgggacctcttggttcatgggtcggtgctcaaccactgagccatactggttagGCTGTTTCCTTGCCTGGCCGTGCTGTCTCTGGCAAGGCAGGAGCTGTGTGTGGACCGGGGACAGTTCCTCCTGTGGCCCCCAATCCCAAAGCTTGGATGAGTAGCCACCCCTGCTGGAGGGCTGCCCTCTATGTCCACGGGAATTAGCTTGGAGGACAGTTCTGATGTCCAGTCAGGCCAGAGCGAGCACCTCAGGCAGTGGGGTTGCCTGGTCTGCTCGAGGGACAGGCTTGGCAACTTCCTATGTGCTTCCCTCCAGGGGTAGCGTGAGCACCCACCACCCTGGAGCCCCCTCTGGTGAGACAGGAGAGGGGGTGGCTCAGGACCAATCCCCAGGTCTGATTGCTGGTGAGGTGGTGACCTTGCCAGGTGGTGCCCTAAGTCCCTCCAGCTTCTCTTGCTGCCACCCACATCTGGCCGGTGCCCTTGAACACAGAGTGACAGGTGAGGGTCAGGGAGCAGCTGAAACAGTCTGCAGAAGTGTGGAGAGTGCCACAGAGAGAGAGTGTGCCGAGTACGTGTGGTTATTCAGGGTGAGCACCTGAGAGACAGGACAGAGCCAGCAGGTGGGTGAGACAGTGCCATGGGCCATGGTGACAAACCTAGGTTTCAGTGTAGCAAGGAGCCAGTGCCGTAGCCTGAGGACTGCTGTGACTGTTGCCTGAAGCAGTGTTAAAGCACATGGATGCGGCAGGTTCTTGTGACATTTATGATTTTCAGATCTAAAGAAAAAATCCTGTCTATTCCCAGAGACAGAGTAGAGGGAGGAGACTCAGATGTGCCTGGAGCCTGCATGGGTGGCACTCATGCTGGGGGTGGGCAGCACATACGGGGCATCATGTGGCACGCTGGGGGCATTATGGAGCTTGGTATGTGACCACAAAGGCACAAAACCTTCCTAGACCGGAACAGGTAAGGGGGGGGTTCCCTTTGGGAAGCAGACTTCTCACGTCACCCACGTCATGATGTCAGTTGTCCTGGCCTGCCACTTGCTCAGCTTCCCCTCTGCCCTGTTGCCCTGTGAATTAGTGTACATAGCACGTGTGTGTTCAGGGAACATGTGTGTCCTCTCTCTGGGGGCAGGTCTCTGTACTGATGGAAATATACTGTCCGTGTAACTTgcagctttatttaaaaaatactgaaacacATTAAGAGTAAATGCCCTagtcctgtggtcggcaaaccgcggctcacgagccacatgcggctctttggccccctgagtgtggctcttccacaaaataccacgtgcaggtgcgcacgtacagtgcgattgaaacttcatggctcatgcgcagaagtcgatattttgtggaagaacgacactcaaggggccaaagagccgcatgtggctgcgagccgcggtttgccgaccactgccctagtccctTCCCTGTAACAGGTGGACGTCTGTCCCATCACCCGCTGCAGAGCTGGGGGATTGGAGGGAGGTGTGGGCACGGTGGTATCCTGGCTGGGCCATGGGTTAGACACCCTGAGGGGAACTGAGGAGGGATGGCAACAGGCCTGCCTCccaggtgggtggggggcggctgTGGTCAGAAGTATCCCTGCTGATGGGTGGGCAGAGGGGGACTCCTGAGATTTAGATCTTGGAGGGTGAAGGGGAGCTGGTGGGCTTCATGGGTTTTGGGGTGAGGAAGATACGTGGGGATGTGAGTGGGAACTCACAAGCCATTGTcatgggagggatggagagagagctgGTGGGGGCAGGCCTCCCAGGGTGGAGGTGAGCCCTGGGTCGACCCGGGATGGAGGTGAGTCCTGGGAGCAGGTCCTATCCAGGTGGAGGGACTAAGGCAGGATGACTTCATGTGCCCAAGTGCGCTGGACCCCGAAGCCGGAATGTGAATGCGCCTTTGCCCCCACTACCAGTCAGGTATCACAGGGGCACTGTGGTCCCATCTAACTGCTGCTCAACACTGTTGTGTCCATGTAGGTCGGAGTTCACTGACACTATCCTGTCTGTGCATCCCTCTGATGTGCTGGACATGCCCGTGGACCCCAACGAGCCCACCTACTGCCTCTGCCACCAGGTGTCCTACGGGGAGATGATTGGCTGTGACAATCCAGATGTGAGTGTTGGGCATGCTGCAGTGGGGTTCTGCTGCAAGATGTGGGGCCTTGAGATGGGAAGCCGGACGCTGCGGCATCCCCCTGTGGGACCATGGGCAGGGTCCTGTAccaggtgggctggggtggggaggggtgagggcatggtggggtgggatggggaggtggcagactctctgtgtctggcacacagcAAGTTACATGCTCACTGcagctctccccctctcccctgctgcctTGCAGTGTCCGATCGAGTGGTTTCACTTTGCCTGTGTAGACCTGACCACGAAGCCCAAAGGAAAATGGTCAGTATGCTGCTCTATCTCCTTCCCGAGAatgaggtgggggtggctgggcctAGTAACCTTCCCTGCTCTGGCCCCCGGTGCTCTGGGTGTGGGTTTGGGGATCTGGCTGTGTCACACACTGGTCCTGTGTCCCTGGCCAAGTTGATGAGAGTCATTTGCTGCCCACCTCACCTGGGGCATCTTCTATTATATTTGCAAAACACCTACATTTCTGTTGCTCTATGTAATGGCCATTCTGACTCTTTCGAGTGAAGTAGAGATAGTcctaaataaaatgagaaatgaggGGTTCTTTTCCGCTGGGGAAGCTTTCAGAGAAGATGAGGAACATAGTATTAAACGGATGGGACCAGGCAGGCGGGTGCTATGCCTGGTCAGGGACTTACATGCTCTGGACTGAGCCCCTCCTGTTCTTCATCCTGGTATTCAGTTGTCTCTATGATGCCATTTAAGTAAAAACCTGGTTTTGTTTAGTTGTGCTAAAGACAGGCGTGTTCTAGGCTGCAGTTGTGGAGATGTCACCCTCCCTGGTTGTGTATGTGACACATTTGCTGTATGCAGACGGGGACTAGATGCCCTGAGGACAGTCTGCCTTATCCTGGGTCCTCGGTGGATGACAGCAGGGCCGGTGCAGTGCTCAGTGTCTCAGCCTGTGCGGTCTTGTCCCGGCAGGGGCTCCCTGGGCACCGGGATGCACCAGCAAGTCTGAGATGTGATGCAGCAGCCCTGAGTGCCCTTTAGCTGGGGTGATGGGAATGTGATGGGACTGTGGTCAGGGCCCTGGCTGATCAGGGTGACCCTTTGGGCTTGAGGAGGCCAACCCATGGGGCAGGCTTGGCCAGTGATGACGGGGAGCTCCTGAGCTGATGGAAGGGGCATGAGGCAGGAGGGGTTTGATTAGAGTTTGATTCTGGACATGCTGTATTTGAGTTGTTTGTGGAGCTCCTGGTGGACGTGTCCTACCAGGCCTTGGAAAACAGTTTTGCCTCTGGGAGAACAGGCAGAGCCTGAGGCATGTTGGGGACCCAACCCGGCTATCCTCCTCCTGATTTCTTTggggcctttttatttttatatatttttattgatttcagagaggaatggagagggagaaagagaaacatcaatgatgagagagaatcattgattggctgcctcctgcatgccccccctactggggattgagcccataacctgggcttgtgccctgaccaggaatcgaaccaggacctcctggttcataagtcaatgttcaaccactgagccacgctggctgtaCATCTTTGTGGTTTTTTTAGAGATCACTGAGTGCAGGCTTCTTGGTCGGTGAGATGTGAGCTGATAGCCGTGCTTGTGCTGTGTGTGCCATGTGTGAGCATGATGCTGGGTGCTGCTTCTTCAGGGCTCAGCTAGGGCATGGGCAGttggcaggcaggggcaggggtagggtcagggggcaggcagggcaagGGGCCAGAGGGTAGGGTAGGgtcagggggtgggcaggggccaggggcaggggtaggGTTGGGGCAGGCTCTGTACTAGGGCAGGGGCCagagggcagggacaggggcaagAGCAGGAACCGAGGCTTCCTCAGGGCCCATTCACTAGCGTAGACCTGGCCTGGTTGAGCTCAGCTACACggtaatcagctgccttctggtAGGGGGCGCAGGAGGGCTGAGGTGGACAGCAGTTTGGACTGTCCCTTGTGTCCCTGTGTGCTGCCATGGTCTAGGAGTGACTGAGAAAGTGCTCTGTGTTTGAGACTCTGGAACTTGCTTGCGCAGGGTCACCTGACCACAGTCTGCAGGATGGGCTGGGAGCCTGTGGCCTGCCTGGTCGGCGTGCACGTCATCCTGCGCCCACTCTAGGCCACCAGCTCGACAGCAGGTGTTGTCTCTGTTTTGGTGAAGAGGAATGCTCATGTCTGAAAGCAGTTTTGCTGATTGATTTGTATCTATTTGAAAACAGCCAGGCTAGATAGAGCGACTTGCTTAGGAGATTTTTCCTGGTGGGAGAGCTGTGCACTGTGTTTGTGGGTCTCTATTCTGGTTCTGGTGCTGTTTCACCGAGAGACAGGTTCTGGGCCTCCCGAGTGCTGGCAGAAATCTGCGAAGGGCTAACACTGTCTCTCTCATCACAGGTTCTGTCCTCGGTGTGTCCAGGAGCGGAGGAAGAAGAAGTAAGGAAGAGCTGACACCGGGGCCAGAAGAGCAAGTTGATACACTCCTTTCTTCACGTTGCAATATTTTACCTTCATCTTAAAGCTACCTTGTTTTGAATGATATTTAATAATTCAGTGGCCAGTTGTAATTCTGGATATTTCCTAAAATCAACAAGAACCCACCTGAGCCCTGTTTGCACAGAGTAGGGATCTTATGGGGACTTGCCACAGTGACTTTGTTCTCATGACTTTTTGTACAGACCCAGCACTGAGCACAGCAGCCCCACGAGCCCGAATGACTCCGTGGATGTATGCGTGCGGTGTGCTGGGTGCGGTGGGATGTGCCAGCTGGGAGCAGATACTGCCATCGCTTTGCAGCTAGAGGTGTGAGCCTTATGTGGTCTGCAGTTTCCTGGGCTTCCCCTGAGAGCCCACACCACTGTATGCACATTGGCCACGCTGAGTGCACGGGTGTGTAGTCTGGTGGGCGTTGCCGGAAGGCGCCCTCGCGACTTGTGCGCTCGGAGCTGGCAGCTGCACAGGAAGGGCTGCGCTCGCCCAGAAGGGGCTCTGCTAGCTGTGCACTGCCTTTTAGTCTGGACTCCCTGAGGTTTCACTGTCTGGAGGAAACGGCTCTGGATTGGCAGATGGGCCGTAGGTTACCACGACCAGCACCAATGAGAAGCAGCATAGCAGACTGGCAGATGTTCCATTTCTCTGGGAATTCCGGATGTTTTTACTGTGAAGATGAAATTATTGTAATCGCATGAAGTTTATTTGTGAAGTGAATCCAGTCTACTAAGAGCCGATTTTGAACCTGTTTCTGTTACACACTGGGTCAGCATTTTGTCTCCCAGAGGACTACAATTATGTGATTTGTGAATTTCTTGTGCCACAATAGCAGTTCTGGAATGAAGCTAGGAAACTAGAATGTACTTTCTGTTTAATCAGCATTCACCAAACTGATTTTGAACCGTCTCTTTGGTACTAGTTGGGGACATCGCATACATTTGGTATGTTGAGATCCACTTGTGATGGTACCTAGAGTGGGGCTTCTGGGAGTGTCCTGGACTCTCCAAGACCCACCCTGCGTGATTCAGACAAGTCAGGGTTCCTTttaccaggaaaaaaaagaccCAAGAGATAGAATCAAGGTGTGAAATGCCCAGCTTCAGAAGAATCTCGTTCTCTTTGTGAAGAGTGTCCTCTGGAGTGGTCCACTGCTTCCTTCCAATGGCCGCCTGTACCACATCCTCTCCTAGCTTCCAGGGTTTCACCACGGAGAGGACATAGAGCAGAGGAACTGGTGAAGCTGCGTCCTagaccagcccctccctgcaaaTGAGTTAATACGTGGCAGTTGGGAGCAGATATCAGCGGGCAGCTGGGGTCCAGCTGGAATCTGTGGCCCTTAGTGGGTCTTACCCTGCATGGAACGTGTCCAGACTGCTGTCCTTTCTAGAGCTACCTGagggggcaggacttgcttccaAATGACTGCAGGCGGGCCACTTCCGCTTGTGTGCCCCTTCCAGTCTCGGGCTGGTGGTTAGGgtaggggcagcagctgccacagcCTGTCCCTGGTGGGTTCCAGGCCTGATGCACTGTCTCAGAACCGATGTCTCCTTGCTGCTCAGGAAGAAGTTGGGGGCGCACCTGTAACTCAGCTGGGTTGGAACACGAAGCCCGCTTGTATTTCGCAACTTAGTTTTACATTGCAGGTGTTTAAAGATTGTGAGGAATCGGTtgtggaaattttttttcttcattcttttaccAGTTTTTGTGGAGAGGATAGGTAAGTACATTAAGTTTGTGATGATTCTTTGGAAGCGAATTTAATATTTGCACTTCATCTTTGAACACACTCACTTGCCACTGGAACACACTGTGTTTGTGGATGCAGGTTAATGGCTGGCTAGTTTCAGTTGTCACCTGGTTTCTTGAGGCCATGCTCATTTCCTGAGAATGAGACCAACTTCTGTCTTAAGCTTTTGTTTAAAGTTCGATGTTGTCATTCTGCTTGTCACTGTGCAGCATCCCATGTGTCGGCTTTTTGTAAGTTTCTGTGCTTTCTGTTTCTAGTGTTTACTTTTGCCAGTTACAGTAATATCACCAAAATAATATGCAGACAgctttgaaaaaaatggaaatcatGAGCATGATAGGAATGTCCCCTGGGATGTTTGGAGAATGTCTGAACGCCATTCCTGACCATTAATACCGTCGGAGTCAGAAAGACAAAAGGGTGGCTTTTTGGTTGAGAAAGAATGTCAGGCcacctggctggctctggccctggaCGGCTAGAGCACCACAGTGATTTGCTCCCCACAGCTTGGCTGCCCTCATCCTGGGGGTGATTCAGGCTGGAACCCTGTCTGTGCCTGCCAGGTCCCATGTCTGATCCTGAGGACAGCTGTGGAGCCAACCCCATCCCTCAGGTTGCAGGACCTGGGCTGGGCCCAGCAGGTGAGGGTGCGGCCTCCATGGCTGGGGTTTACTGGTAAGGGAAGAAGTACCTTGTTCAGAGGAGAAGCAGaaccatttttcttattctcagTGCTATGTTTTCACCTACCATTTGAGAAACCTTGTTCTCCAACAGGACACATCTACACTAACAAAAAGTTTTTTAAGCTGAGCTCTGCATCTCTGGCTGTGCT from the Myotis daubentonii chromosome 7, mMyoDau2.1, whole genome shotgun sequence genome contains:
- the ING5 gene encoding inhibitor of growth protein 5 isoform X1, with protein sequence MATAMYLEHYLDSIENLPCELQRNFQLMRELDQRTEDKKAEIDILAAEYISTVKTLSPEQRVEHLQKIQSAYSKCKEYSDDKVQLAMQTYEMVDKHIRRLDADLARFEADLKDKLEGSDFESSGGRGLKKGRSQKEKRSSRGRGRRTSEEDTPKKKKHKGGSEFTDTILSVHPSDVLDMPVDPNEPTYCLCHQVSYGEMIGCDNPDVSVGHAAVGFCCKMWGLEMGSRTLRHPPVGPWAGSCTSVRSSGFTLPV
- the ING5 gene encoding inhibitor of growth protein 5 isoform X2 — encoded protein: MATAMYLEHYLDSIENLPCELQRNFQLMRELDQRTEDKKAEIDILAAEYISTVKTLSPEQRVEHLQKIQSAYSKCKEYSDDKVQLAMQTYEMVDKHIRRLDADLARFEADLKDKLEGSDFESSGGRGLKKGRSQKEKRSSRGRGRRTSEEDTPKKKKHKGGSEFTDTILSVHPSDVLDMPVDPNEPTYCLCHQVSYGEMIGCDNPDCPIEWFHFACVDLTTKPKGKWFCPRCVQERRKKK
- the ING5 gene encoding inhibitor of growth protein 5 isoform X3 yields the protein MATAMYLEHYLDSIENLPCELQRNFQLMRELDQRTEDKKAEIDILAAEYISTVKTLSPEQRVEHLQKIQSAYSKCKEYSDDKVQLAMQTYEMVDKHIRRLDADLARFEADLKDKLEGSDFESSGGRGLKKGRSQKEKRSSRGRGRRTSEEDTPKKKKHKGGSEFTDTILSVHPSDVLDMPVDPNEPTYCLCHQVSYGEMIGCDNPDQVTCSLQLSPSPLLPCSVRSSGFTLPV